The proteins below are encoded in one region of Dioscorea cayenensis subsp. rotundata cultivar TDr96_F1 chromosome 18, TDr96_F1_v2_PseudoChromosome.rev07_lg8_w22 25.fasta, whole genome shotgun sequence:
- the LOC120282709 gene encoding uncharacterized protein At2g39920 translates to MSTYPDPMEPADSNHSLLSDRRSELGSRYVVESGVYMSAFAATVFIAALVTIGVLLLTLLVALTVMLENCQSRNSGVIEQVKASGENGYCRVFAFHAELNNLEADEFPPTCLAHAFEYIGEVQYLQDLKLTVQVAENYFSSMKPDGDGSGVILVDADDVLLPDINYTGSPGQNRIKQVDDMENQARSLVLELHLKLQTHGWILIPFTRRHMKHYNATIASLSSVGFGGHSSLIMRSDDEVAMENWKFISERRVSLHNQGVHIISVISSQMDALTGPCLGQRNFKLAHPIHHRTEQHHNL, encoded by the exons ATGTCTACATACCCTGATCCAATGGAACCTGCAGACTCCAACCACAGTCTTCTAAGTGACAGACGTTCTG AATTGGGGAGTCGTTATGTGGTTGAATCTGGGGTCTATATGTCAGCATTTGCCGCTACTGTCTTTATTGCTGCACTTGTTACCATTGGAGTTCTACTGCTTACTCTGCTGGTTGCTCTAACAGTCATGTTAGAGAACTGCCAAAGCAGAAATAgtggagtcattgagcaagtTAAAGCAAGTGGCGAGAATGGTTATTGCAGAGTTTTTGCTTTCCATGCTGAACTTAATAACTTGGAAGCTGATGAATTTCCTCCAACTTGTTTAGCTCATGCTTTTGAGTATATTGGGGAAGTTCAATACTTGCAAGATTTGAAGCTGACAGTGCAGGTTGCGGAGAACTACTTTAGTTCCATGAAACCAGATGGTGATGGCTCTGGTGTAATATTAGTAGATGCGGATGATGTATTATTACCAGATATCAACTACACCGGTAGTCCTGGTCAAAATCG GATCAAACAGGTTGACGACATGGAAAATCAAGCTCGATCACTGGTTCTTGAATTGCACTTGAAACTCCAAACCCATGGATGGATTTTGATTCCATTTACAAGAAGACATATGAAGCATTATAATGCCACCATAGCCAGCCTGAGCTCTGTGGGTTTTGGAGGACACTCTTCACTAATAATGAG GTCTGATGATGAAGTTGCAATGGAGAACTGGAAGTTTATTTCTGAGAGAAGAGTGAGTTTGCATAACCAAGGTGTCCACATTATCAGTGTCATTAGCAGCCAGATGGATGCCCTGACTGGGCCCTGTTTGGGACAGCGTAATTTCAAGCTTGCTCATCCAATTCATCACAGGACGGAACAACATCATAATCTGTGA